A stretch of Myxococcus hansupus DNA encodes these proteins:
- the sctN gene encoding type III secretion system ATPase SctN, producing the protein MAIDLSRYFDLIKEAQVVRVRGRVTELTGLIIKASVPNVRVGELVLIKSRARGAVRAEVVGFQGDEVMLMPLGELQGIGPDSEVIPTGRPLSIKCGEALLGRVLNGIGEPMDGHPLPDEGLIDWSVDRDCPDPFTRQRIERPLPLGVRCIDGLLTVGEGQRVGLFAGSGVGKSTLMGQIARNTKADLCVVALIGERGREVREFIEDAMGEEGMKRSVLVCATSDQPSLVRLRAAYVATAIAEYFRERGGNVLFMLDTVTRLARAQREIGLAVGEPPARQGYPPSVFSMLPRILERTGNSEKGKCTAIYTCLVAGGDMEEPIADEVRGILDGHFILNRALGERNQWPAMDVLASLSRVMSGIVSKDHKKAAGRLRELLSTYEKQRDLILLGAYQYGTDPRTDQAIDKYDAIIDFLKQDTHSNSEFEETVEQLIALFDE; encoded by the coding sequence ATGGCCATTGACCTCTCGCGGTACTTCGACCTCATCAAGGAAGCCCAGGTCGTGCGCGTGCGCGGCCGCGTCACGGAGCTGACGGGCCTCATCATCAAGGCCAGCGTGCCCAACGTCCGCGTGGGCGAGCTGGTGCTCATCAAGAGCCGCGCCCGCGGCGCGGTGCGGGCGGAGGTGGTGGGCTTCCAGGGCGATGAGGTGATGCTCATGCCCCTGGGCGAACTGCAGGGCATCGGTCCGGACAGCGAGGTCATCCCCACCGGAAGGCCGCTGAGCATCAAGTGCGGAGAGGCGCTCCTGGGGCGCGTGCTCAACGGCATCGGCGAGCCCATGGACGGCCACCCCTTGCCGGACGAGGGGCTCATCGACTGGTCCGTGGACCGCGACTGCCCGGACCCCTTCACCCGTCAGCGCATCGAGCGGCCGCTGCCCCTGGGCGTGCGCTGCATCGACGGATTGCTCACGGTGGGCGAAGGCCAGCGCGTGGGCCTCTTCGCCGGCTCCGGCGTCGGCAAGTCCACGCTGATGGGGCAGATCGCCCGGAACACCAAAGCGGACCTCTGCGTGGTGGCGCTCATCGGCGAACGTGGCCGCGAAGTGCGCGAGTTCATCGAGGACGCCATGGGCGAGGAGGGCATGAAGCGCTCCGTGCTGGTGTGCGCCACCTCCGACCAGCCCAGCCTCGTGCGTCTGCGCGCCGCCTACGTCGCCACCGCCATCGCCGAGTACTTCCGCGAGCGCGGTGGCAACGTGCTCTTCATGCTCGACACGGTGACGCGTCTGGCGCGTGCCCAGCGTGAAATCGGTCTCGCCGTGGGTGAGCCCCCGGCCCGTCAGGGTTACCCGCCGAGCGTGTTCTCCATGCTGCCGCGCATCCTGGAGCGCACGGGCAACTCGGAGAAGGGCAAGTGCACCGCCATCTACACCTGCCTCGTGGCTGGCGGTGACATGGAAGAGCCCATCGCCGACGAGGTCCGCGGTATTCTCGACGGCCACTTCATCCTCAACCGTGCCCTGGGCGAGCGCAACCAGTGGCCGGCCATGGACGTGCTCGCCAGCCTCAGCCGTGTGATGAGCGGCATCGTCTCCAAGGACCACAAGAAGGCGGCGGGACGGCTGCGCGAGCTGCTCTCCACGTACGAGAAGCAGCGCGACCTCATCCTCCTGGGGGCCTACCAGTACGGGACGGACCCCCGAACGGATCAGGCCATCGACAAGTACGACGCCATCATCGACTTCCTCAAGCAGGACACCCACTCCAACTCCGAGTTCGAGGAGACGGTGGAGCAGCTCATCGCCCTGTTCGACGAGTAA
- a CDS encoding FliH/SctL family protein, which produces MAIGKVIRGDGTAAEPVAHAPERPVLRPPRAGVMNAEVFEARQGASAILEEAQREKERILAEAQREREELLAKTREQGRQEGLAQATEIILRAKMQAGEVLAGHEQDVIALSLKMAEKIIGRSLEKDPELMVELCAAAIENLRSARSMILRVHPKTAAVLRAKKPLLMELIGRAVDVAIKEDPEVAPVGCVVQTEFGTVDAQLPTQLEMLQNILLPDTARKEGPA; this is translated from the coding sequence ATGGCGATCGGCAAGGTGATCAGAGGTGACGGGACGGCGGCGGAGCCCGTGGCGCATGCGCCCGAGCGTCCCGTCCTGCGGCCTCCTCGCGCGGGAGTGATGAACGCCGAGGTCTTCGAGGCCCGGCAGGGCGCTTCGGCCATCCTGGAGGAAGCCCAGCGCGAGAAGGAGCGCATCCTGGCGGAGGCCCAGCGCGAGCGCGAGGAGCTGCTCGCCAAGACGCGTGAGCAGGGCCGGCAGGAAGGCCTGGCGCAGGCCACGGAAATCATCCTCCGCGCGAAGATGCAGGCCGGCGAGGTGCTCGCGGGCCACGAGCAGGACGTCATCGCGCTGTCGCTGAAGATGGCGGAGAAGATCATCGGCCGGAGCCTGGAGAAGGACCCGGAGCTAATGGTGGAGCTGTGCGCGGCGGCCATCGAGAACCTGCGCAGCGCCCGCTCCATGATTCTGCGGGTGCATCCGAAGACGGCCGCGGTGCTCCGCGCGAAGAAGCCGCTGTTGATGGAGCTCATCGGCCGCGCGGTGGATGTGGCCATCAAGGAAGACCCCGAGGTGGCCCCCGTGGGCTGCGTCGTCCAGACGGAGTTCGGCACGGTGGACGCCCAGCTCCCCACGCAGTTGGAGATGCTCCAGAACATCCTGCTGCCGGACACCGCCCGCAAGGAAGGGCCGGCCTAG
- a CDS encoding type III secretion protein yields the protein MIRRPHALAAPLLALLFLTGCHIELQHALSEADANEIYVLLSKNGINAKKEKEEGGNEVRFMITVPKADAAQAAELLKLNSLPRPVEKGLAHFAKGSMVPTATEERAMLLKAMGGEVSNALNQIDGVLEARAIVMIPENNDLTQPENKPMPSASVFIKYRPGEGGKPPIDTAVVQQFAATAVPELKASAVTVLMTQALPPSAETDSESRLQDVLGLRMTASSASQFKVMFAGAFVLVLAMMGLTLWTFMRGGSSSAPAARGGGRARGRPEA from the coding sequence ATGATTCGCCGACCGCACGCGCTTGCCGCCCCGCTTCTTGCCCTCCTCTTCCTGACGGGCTGTCACATCGAGCTCCAGCACGCGCTGAGCGAGGCGGATGCCAACGAAATCTACGTTCTGCTCAGCAAGAACGGCATCAACGCCAAGAAGGAGAAGGAGGAGGGCGGCAACGAGGTGCGGTTCATGATCACCGTGCCCAAGGCGGATGCCGCGCAGGCGGCGGAGCTGCTCAAGCTCAACTCGCTGCCGCGCCCGGTGGAGAAGGGCCTGGCCCACTTCGCCAAGGGCAGCATGGTGCCCACCGCGACGGAAGAGCGCGCCATGTTGCTCAAGGCGATGGGCGGCGAGGTGTCCAACGCGCTCAATCAGATCGACGGCGTGCTGGAAGCGCGCGCCATCGTGATGATTCCGGAGAACAACGACCTGACGCAGCCGGAGAACAAGCCGATGCCGTCCGCGTCGGTGTTCATCAAGTACCGCCCGGGAGAGGGCGGCAAGCCGCCCATCGACACGGCCGTGGTGCAGCAGTTCGCGGCCACCGCGGTGCCGGAGCTGAAGGCCAGCGCGGTGACGGTGCTGATGACGCAGGCGCTGCCGCCGTCGGCGGAGACGGACTCGGAGAGCCGCCTCCAGGACGTGCTGGGTCTGCGGATGACGGCGTCCAGCGCCAGCCAGTTCAAGGTCATGTTCGCGGGCGCGTTCGTGCTCGTCCTCGCGATGATGGGCCTGACGCTGTGGACCTTCATGCGCGGTGGCTCGTCCAGCGCGCCAGCCGCCCGCGGTGGAGGCCGCGCGCGCGGCCGTCCGGAGGCCTGA
- a CDS encoding ATP-dependent helicase HrpB: MAGVSAAQVAQQKLQDQGAQQTNKQGASKFDGVLADKAQGAGQVDAAQQVNKTQQVQSAQRVDSVRQVETVNKTEKAALNKVNGAQESVTTKAAEPVTAKAEASKSSKAGDMMQQIVGDLEKGQVNLEHIIKQASSGKAFSNAELLSLQASMYQYTQQLDLTSKVVEKATTGLKDVVKTQV; the protein is encoded by the coding sequence ATGGCCGGAGTCTCCGCGGCGCAGGTCGCTCAGCAGAAGCTGCAGGATCAGGGCGCCCAGCAGACGAACAAGCAGGGCGCGTCGAAGTTCGACGGAGTTCTCGCTGACAAGGCGCAGGGCGCGGGCCAGGTGGACGCGGCCCAGCAGGTCAACAAGACGCAGCAGGTCCAGTCCGCGCAGCGCGTGGACTCCGTGCGTCAGGTGGAGACCGTCAACAAGACGGAGAAGGCCGCCCTCAACAAGGTGAACGGCGCCCAGGAGTCGGTGACGACCAAGGCGGCCGAGCCGGTGACGGCCAAGGCCGAGGCGTCCAAGTCCTCCAAGGCCGGCGACATGATGCAGCAGATTGTCGGCGACCTGGAGAAGGGCCAGGTCAACCTGGAGCACATCATCAAGCAGGCCTCCAGCGGCAAGGCGTTCTCCAACGCGGAGCTGCTGTCGCTCCAGGCCTCCATGTACCAGTACACGCAGCAGCTCGACCTCACGAGCAAGGTCGTGGAGAAGGCGACCACGGGCCTGAAGGACGTCGTCAAGACCCAGGTGTAG
- a CDS encoding sigma-70 family RNA polymerase sigma factor: protein MALGDDRKVILEKYGPYVRSLAATVRKQFNAQLELDELLAYGQIGLLEAAERFDPKVGANFLTFAHYRIKGAIFDGLRKMGVLRGSDARNAYVGERAAAYLGNLSDRESGAGNRGSSFADDVNDISDAVTGLAMVFATSMEGADSAGYTDESLPVDVRMEQEQLKTRVRAAIEKLPEKERKLLLGYYFQGRTLEEAGAEIGQSKSWASRLHARAIDRLKELLNEEEELPPSPMDTGRVSHGGSDGRSLRGAGRSAEAAGSGRPADEQAGRVEVRRSSR, encoded by the coding sequence TTGGCTCTGGGCGACGACAGGAAGGTCATCCTCGAGAAGTACGGCCCCTACGTCCGGTCGCTCGCGGCGACCGTGCGCAAGCAGTTCAACGCCCAGCTCGAGCTGGACGAACTGCTGGCCTACGGCCAGATAGGGCTCCTCGAGGCCGCCGAGCGATTCGATCCGAAGGTGGGGGCCAACTTCCTCACGTTCGCGCACTACCGCATCAAGGGCGCCATCTTCGACGGCTTGCGGAAGATGGGCGTGCTGCGGGGTTCCGATGCTCGCAACGCCTATGTGGGCGAGCGCGCGGCCGCGTATCTGGGAAATCTTTCAGATCGTGAGTCCGGAGCAGGCAACCGCGGGAGCTCATTTGCCGATGATGTGAATGACATCTCGGACGCGGTGACGGGGCTGGCGATGGTTTTCGCCACCAGCATGGAAGGCGCGGACTCCGCCGGTTACACCGACGAGTCGCTCCCCGTCGACGTCCGGATGGAGCAGGAGCAGTTGAAGACGCGGGTGCGGGCGGCGATTGAGAAGCTCCCGGAGAAGGAGCGGAAGCTCCTGCTGGGGTACTACTTCCAGGGACGGACGCTGGAAGAGGCGGGAGCGGAGATTGGTCAGTCGAAGAGCTGGGCGTCGCGGCTGCACGCGCGAGCAATCGACCGGCTCAAGGAACTCTTGAACGAGGAGGAGGAGCTGCCTCCTTCTCCGATGGATACAGGGAGGGTCTCACATGGCGGGTCCGATGGCCGGAGTCTCCGCGGCGCAGGTCGCTCAGCAGAAGCTGCAGGATCAGGGCGCCCAGCAGACGAACAAGCAGGGCGCGTCGAAGTTCGACGGAGTTCTCGCTGA
- a CDS encoding tetratricopeptide repeat protein produces MAETSEISNSLVPLGKQQARVLLEAGYLWLDMGHFDKAKEIFSGAAALMPRSEVPQLALGAVEFSQGRHDKALQAYRVAQRLAPQSSLPRAHAGEALLFMGKVPEALKELKAAMDLEPDGDGARLAQSLIQAKEAGVLPPAKS; encoded by the coding sequence ATGGCGGAGACCTCGGAGATTTCGAACAGCCTCGTTCCACTCGGCAAGCAGCAGGCGCGTGTCCTGCTGGAGGCCGGTTACCTGTGGCTCGACATGGGCCACTTCGACAAGGCGAAGGAGATTTTCTCCGGGGCCGCCGCGCTGATGCCCCGCAGCGAAGTGCCGCAGTTGGCGCTGGGCGCGGTGGAGTTCTCGCAGGGCCGGCATGACAAGGCCCTTCAGGCCTACCGCGTCGCGCAGCGCCTGGCCCCGCAGTCCTCGCTTCCGCGGGCGCACGCGGGTGAGGCGCTGTTGTTCATGGGCAAGGTTCCGGAGGCGCTCAAGGAGCTGAAGGCCGCCATGGACCTGGAGCCGGACGGGGACGGTGCCCGACTGGCGCAGTCGCTCATCCAGGCGAAGGAGGCGGGAGTCCTGCCTCCAGCGAAGTCGTAG
- a CDS encoding GbsR/MarR family transcriptional regulator — protein MVELETAERRFIESMGQYFERRGGTRISGRIYALLMIAGKPLSNKRIATLLNVSAASVSTNLRECADMGLVEPTSVPGDRQHYYVIHSEGWEGSLRAAEDGLKSFARILGAALEVPHLSGNQNLRDASDFCAFYLTELAGIAQRWRTAQAPRAPRPAKTSKTPKGRTA, from the coding sequence ATGGTGGAGTTGGAGACCGCCGAGCGCCGCTTCATCGAATCGATGGGGCAGTACTTCGAGCGGCGAGGGGGAACGCGAATCAGCGGGCGCATCTACGCGCTGCTGATGATTGCGGGCAAACCCCTGTCGAACAAGCGCATCGCCACGCTGCTCAACGTGAGTGCGGCGTCGGTGTCCACCAACCTCCGGGAATGCGCCGACATGGGCCTCGTGGAACCCACCAGCGTTCCCGGGGACCGCCAGCACTACTACGTCATTCACTCCGAAGGGTGGGAAGGCAGTCTTCGGGCCGCGGAGGACGGGTTGAAGTCCTTTGCCCGCATCCTGGGCGCGGCCCTCGAGGTGCCCCACCTCTCTGGAAATCAAAATTTACGCGACGCGTCTGACTTCTGTGCTTTCTACCTGACAGAGCTCGCCGGCATCGCCCAGCGGTGGCGCACGGCCCAGGCCCCGCGTGCCCCTCGCCCCGCCAAGACCTCCAAGACTCCGAAAGGACGCACCGCATGA
- a CDS encoding ABC transporter ATP-binding protein, producing MNPTTPQSPIVSIANVTKDYTLGKVVVPALRGVDLEVHAGEFISIAGPSGSGKTTLLNLIGCVDTATGGVVRVAGQDTKQLTERQLTNLRLHTIGFIFQSFNLVQVLSVFQNVEFPLLLQRKLDKAQRRERVMQLLEQVGLASHAKHRPNELSGGQRQRVAVARALVTRPQLVLADEPTANLDSVTGQNIIDLMKELNQKEGTTFIFSTHDAKVMSHANAVVRLADGKFLDRISAAEASRAMASGSH from the coding sequence ATGAATCCCACCACCCCGCAGTCTCCCATCGTCTCCATCGCGAACGTGACCAAGGACTACACCCTGGGCAAGGTGGTCGTCCCGGCGCTGCGCGGGGTGGACCTGGAAGTCCACGCCGGTGAGTTCATCTCCATCGCGGGTCCTTCGGGCAGTGGCAAGACGACGCTGCTCAACCTCATCGGCTGCGTGGACACCGCCACCGGCGGCGTGGTCCGCGTGGCCGGCCAGGACACCAAGCAGCTCACGGAGCGGCAGCTCACCAACCTGCGCCTGCACACCATTGGCTTCATCTTCCAGAGCTTCAACCTGGTGCAGGTGCTGAGCGTCTTCCAGAACGTGGAGTTTCCCCTGCTGCTCCAGCGCAAGCTGGACAAGGCCCAGCGCCGCGAGCGGGTGATGCAGCTCCTGGAGCAGGTGGGCCTGGCCAGCCACGCCAAGCACCGCCCCAACGAGCTGTCCGGTGGCCAGCGCCAGCGCGTGGCCGTGGCGCGCGCGCTGGTCACGCGGCCGCAGTTGGTGCTGGCGGACGAGCCCACCGCCAACCTCGACTCGGTGACGGGCCAGAACATCATCGACCTGATGAAGGAGCTCAACCAGAAGGAGGGCACCACCTTCATCTTCTCCACCCACGACGCGAAGGTGATGAGCCACGCCAACGCGGTGGTGCGGCTGGCGGACGGCAAGTTCCTGGACCGCATCAGCGCCGCCGAGGCCAGCCGCGCCATGGCCTCCGGGAGCCACTGA
- a CDS encoding ABC transporter permease translates to MGHFRLLLQVAFRNLFTSKINLLIGGIIFFGTLLVVVGGALMDSMDSAMSRSIIGSIAGHIQVYSDDSKDPLALYGSMSGEPDLTALDDFSQLKPFLEKHPNVQTVVPLGTSSAIITSGNTVDLTLSRLRELYKTRDDAGETPALRENIDSVKGHVRQMVELMAEQTAKSEQELGGGNKDPAEQESLARARTDAFWDAFEQDPYGALELLENRIAPQIPDGDMLELRYAGTDLDAFQRTFDRMEIVDGQAVPTGQRGMLLSKLFYEEFLKMKSALRLDHIKQQRELNQKTIATDPELQRWVKENQTQTREIIFQLDPLKTREMVSRLQKLMGSQEAALEKLLTQFFTLDDANFDTRYTQFYAELAPLLELYRLRMGDTLTITAFTRTGYMQSANVKVYGTYQFKGLEKSAMAGALSLMDLMSFRDLYGYLTADKKAELAEIQKQSGLEALNREQAEEALFGEDSGNVLVAESASTDIDDRAAFLGAEETLKRDDLLQRVYSQQEIEQGVALSAAVMLKNPELLEQTMAELRQSGKDAGLKLRVVSWQEAAGIIGQFVLLGKLVLYFAVFIIFVVALVIINNAMMMATLQRVREVGTMRAIGAQRSFVLGMVLVETLVLGLVFGAAGSLVGSGFMAWLNSTGIPAGNEALYFFFSGPRLFPTLSASNLVAAFVIVLVVSAVSTLYPAFLATRVSPLQAMQTDE, encoded by the coding sequence ATGGGACACTTCCGGTTGTTGCTACAGGTGGCCTTCCGCAACCTGTTCACCAGCAAGATCAACCTGCTCATCGGCGGCATCATCTTCTTCGGCACCCTGCTCGTCGTGGTGGGTGGCGCGCTGATGGACAGCATGGACAGCGCGATGAGCCGCAGCATCATCGGCAGCATCGCCGGGCACATCCAGGTCTACTCGGATGACTCGAAGGACCCGCTGGCGCTCTACGGCAGCATGAGCGGCGAGCCGGACCTGACGGCGCTGGACGACTTCAGCCAGCTCAAGCCCTTCCTGGAGAAGCACCCCAATGTCCAGACGGTGGTGCCCCTGGGCACCAGCAGCGCCATCATCACCTCTGGCAACACGGTGGACCTGACGCTGTCGCGTCTGCGCGAGCTGTACAAGACGCGCGACGACGCCGGCGAGACGCCCGCGCTGCGCGAGAACATCGACAGCGTGAAGGGCCACGTGCGGCAGATGGTGGAGCTGATGGCCGAGCAGACGGCCAAGAGCGAGCAGGAGCTGGGCGGCGGCAACAAGGACCCCGCCGAGCAGGAGTCACTCGCCCGCGCGCGCACGGACGCGTTCTGGGACGCCTTCGAGCAGGACCCGTACGGCGCGCTGGAGCTGCTGGAGAACCGCATCGCGCCGCAGATTCCGGACGGCGACATGCTGGAGCTGCGCTACGCCGGCACGGACCTGGACGCCTTCCAGCGCACCTTCGACCGGATGGAGATCGTGGACGGCCAGGCGGTGCCCACCGGGCAGCGCGGCATGCTGCTGTCCAAGCTCTTCTACGAGGAGTTCCTCAAGATGAAGTCCGCGCTGCGCCTGGACCACATCAAGCAGCAGCGGGAGCTCAACCAGAAGACCATCGCCACGGACCCGGAGCTGCAGCGCTGGGTGAAGGAGAACCAGACGCAGACGCGCGAAATCATCTTCCAGTTGGACCCCTTGAAGACGCGGGAGATGGTGTCGCGACTGCAGAAGCTGATGGGCTCGCAGGAAGCCGCGCTGGAGAAGCTGCTCACCCAGTTCTTCACCCTGGACGACGCCAACTTCGACACCCGCTACACGCAGTTCTACGCGGAGCTGGCCCCCCTGCTGGAGCTGTACCGCCTGCGGATGGGTGACACCCTCACCATCACCGCCTTCACCCGCACCGGCTACATGCAGAGCGCCAACGTGAAGGTCTACGGCACCTACCAGTTTAAGGGCCTGGAGAAGTCCGCCATGGCCGGCGCGCTGAGCCTGATGGACCTCATGTCCTTCCGGGATTTGTACGGCTACCTCACCGCGGACAAGAAGGCGGAGCTGGCGGAAATCCAGAAGCAGAGCGGCCTGGAGGCCCTGAACCGGGAGCAGGCCGAGGAGGCCCTCTTCGGCGAGGACAGCGGCAACGTCCTGGTGGCGGAGTCCGCGTCGACGGACATCGACGACCGGGCCGCCTTCCTGGGCGCCGAGGAGACCCTCAAGCGCGACGACCTGCTCCAGCGCGTCTACAGCCAGCAGGAGATTGAACAGGGCGTGGCCCTGAGCGCGGCGGTGATGCTCAAGAACCCGGAGCTGCTGGAGCAGACCATGGCGGAGCTGCGGCAGTCCGGGAAGGACGCGGGCCTGAAGCTGCGCGTGGTGTCCTGGCAGGAGGCGGCGGGCATCATCGGCCAGTTCGTGTTGCTCGGGAAGCTGGTGCTCTACTTCGCCGTCTTCATCATCTTCGTGGTGGCGCTGGTCATCATCAACAACGCCATGATGATGGCCACCCTGCAGCGCGTGCGCGAGGTGGGCACCATGCGCGCCATTGGCGCCCAGCGCTCGTTCGTGCTGGGCATGGTGCTGGTGGAGACGCTGGTGCTGGGGCTCGTGTTCGGCGCCGCCGGCTCGCTGGTGGGCAGCGGCTTCATGGCCTGGCTCAACAGCACCGGCATCCCCGCGGGCAACGAGGCCCTCTACTTCTTCTTCTCCGGCCCCCGGCTGTTCCCCACGCTGAGCGCCAGCAACCTGGTGGCGGCGTTCGTCATCGTCCTGGTCGTTTCGGCCGTATCCACCCTCTATCCCGCGTTCCTCGCGACTCGGGTCTCGCCGCTCCAGGCGATGCAGACGGACGAGTGA
- a CDS encoding ABC transporter permease has product MLQLFLIAFRNLGTHRRRTLLLGGAIAGVTTLLVVLMGLSTGMKETMLRSATTLSTGHVNVAGFYKVTAGQAAPVVTAYPAVLEQIRKDVPELDYAVQRGRGWLKVVSETASIQVGVGGIDIQSEPGLRKVLQVRAGTLDGLAEPDTVLLFEKQAKRLNVQVGEAVTLAAQTMRGTSNTVDVRVVAIAADMGMLSDFGIFVPSDTLRALYQFKSDTAGALMLYLKDIQQVPVVQARLRQTLTDAGHTVMDHDPRAFFMKFETVNREAWTGQRLDITNWEDEISFITWTLTALNSLTGVLIFVLMVIIGVGIMNTLWIAIRERTREIGTLRAIGMQRTRVLLMFVFEAMLLGVLGTLAGAAIGLTLCMAINSMAVNVPEAVAVFIMSDTLNLAVHPASILGAMAFITACTTAVSLIPSFLAARLKPVTAMHHIG; this is encoded by the coding sequence ATGCTCCAGCTCTTCCTCATCGCATTCCGAAACCTCGGCACCCACCGCCGGCGCACCCTGCTGCTGGGTGGTGCCATCGCGGGCGTCACCACGCTGCTCGTCGTCCTCATGGGCCTGTCCACGGGGATGAAGGAGACGATGCTGCGCTCCGCCACCACGCTGTCCACCGGGCACGTCAACGTGGCCGGCTTCTACAAGGTGACGGCGGGCCAGGCGGCGCCCGTGGTCACCGCCTACCCGGCCGTCCTGGAGCAGATTCGCAAGGACGTGCCGGAGCTGGACTACGCCGTCCAGCGCGGCCGGGGCTGGCTCAAGGTGGTGAGCGAGACGGCCTCCATCCAGGTGGGCGTGGGCGGCATCGACATCCAGTCCGAGCCGGGCCTGCGCAAGGTGCTGCAGGTGCGCGCGGGCACGCTGGACGGCCTGGCCGAGCCCGACACGGTGCTGCTCTTCGAGAAGCAGGCCAAGCGGCTCAACGTGCAGGTGGGCGAGGCCGTGACGCTGGCCGCGCAGACGATGCGCGGCACCAGCAACACCGTGGACGTGCGGGTGGTGGCCATCGCCGCGGACATGGGCATGCTGAGCGACTTCGGCATCTTCGTGCCGTCGGACACGCTGCGCGCGCTCTACCAGTTCAAGAGCGACACCGCGGGCGCCCTGATGCTCTACCTGAAGGACATCCAGCAGGTCCCCGTGGTGCAGGCGCGCCTGCGTCAGACGCTGACGGACGCGGGCCACACCGTGATGGACCATGACCCTCGCGCGTTCTTCATGAAGTTCGAGACGGTCAACCGCGAGGCGTGGACGGGCCAGCGGCTGGACATCACCAACTGGGAGGACGAAATCTCCTTCATCACCTGGACGCTCACCGCCCTCAACAGCCTCACGGGCGTGCTCATCTTCGTGCTGATGGTCATCATCGGCGTGGGCATCATGAACACGCTGTGGATCGCCATCCGGGAGCGCACCCGGGAGATTGGCACCCTGCGGGCCATTGGCATGCAGCGCACCCGCGTGCTGCTGATGTTCGTCTTCGAGGCCATGCTGCTCGGCGTGCTGGGCACGCTGGCGGGCGCGGCCATCGGGCTCACGCTGTGCATGGCCATCAACTCGATGGCGGTGAACGTCCCGGAGGCCGTGGCGGTCTTCATCATGTCGGACACGTTGAATCTGGCCGTCCATCCCGCGTCCATCCTGGGAGCCATGGCCTTCATCACGGCGTGCACCACCGCGGTCTCCCTCATCCCCTCCTTCCTCGCCGCGCGGCTCAAGCCGGTGACGGCGATGCACCACATCGGGTGA
- a CDS encoding outer membrane lipoprotein-sorting protein, producing MRLMNMLSAAALAVALLSAPAALAMEQAEQVKLLATIDDRQRNGGDYKAMVYLEQKEKGKADLVYELVVYRRDADDKLMMLFTKPKAEAGKGYLRLDKNLWNYDPNVGRWERRTERERIAGTDSRRADFDESRLAEEFDPSYEGEAKLGKYTAHVLNLKVKPNVDVAYPVLKLWVDKESGNILKQEEYALSGRKMRTALYPRWKKMFSESKKDNVWVPEEMRIYDEVEKGNSTTILIKTVDLRPLEANLFTKAWLESKSR from the coding sequence ATGCGCCTCATGAACATGCTGTCCGCCGCGGCCCTGGCCGTGGCGCTGCTGTCCGCGCCGGCCGCCCTGGCCATGGAGCAGGCCGAGCAGGTGAAGCTCCTGGCCACCATCGACGACCGCCAGCGCAACGGCGGCGACTACAAGGCGATGGTCTACCTGGAGCAGAAGGAGAAGGGGAAGGCGGACCTCGTCTACGAGCTGGTCGTCTACCGCCGCGACGCGGACGACAAGCTGATGATGCTCTTCACCAAGCCCAAGGCGGAGGCGGGCAAGGGCTACCTGCGCCTGGACAAGAACCTCTGGAACTACGACCCCAACGTGGGCCGCTGGGAGCGACGCACCGAACGCGAGCGCATCGCCGGCACGGACAGCCGCCGCGCGGACTTCGACGAGTCGCGGCTGGCCGAGGAGTTCGACCCCTCCTATGAGGGCGAGGCGAAGCTGGGCAAGTACACCGCCCACGTGCTGAACCTGAAGGTCAAGCCGAACGTGGACGTGGCCTACCCCGTCCTCAAGCTCTGGGTGGACAAGGAGTCCGGCAACATCCTCAAGCAGGAGGAGTACGCCCTCTCCGGCCGGAAGATGCGCACGGCGCTCTACCCCCGCTGGAAGAAGATGTTCAGCGAGTCCAAGAAGGACAACGTCTGGGTGCCCGAGGAGATGCGCATCTACGACGAGGTCGAGAAGGGCAACTCCACCACCATCCTCATCAAGACGGTGGACCTGCGCCCGCTGGAGGCCAACCTCTTCACCAAGGCGTGGCTCGAGAGCAAGAGCCGATGA